A genomic stretch from Mariprofundus sp. NF includes:
- a CDS encoding endonuclease III domain-containing protein: MNDHTPLQIFETLLTAYGYQLWWPAESPFEMMVGAVLTQNTNWKNVEQAIGNLKAANMLDAASIACADHEQLAEVIRPSGFFNQKACRLQLFSRFYIAHGEISGLKKQPMAEMRAQLLALSGIGPETADSMLLYGLEKPIFVVDAYTRRIFTRLGLLPEKIDYDGIQNYFHQQLEPQLSLFQEYHALIVEHAKRHCRSQPVCDNCPLHACCASSGSTSMQNSPNS, translated from the coding sequence TTGAACGATCATACTCCACTGCAGATATTTGAAACACTGTTAACGGCCTACGGCTACCAGCTATGGTGGCCGGCAGAGAGCCCTTTTGAGATGATGGTCGGTGCCGTGCTCACCCAGAACACCAACTGGAAAAATGTTGAGCAGGCTATTGGCAACCTGAAAGCGGCAAACATGCTTGATGCAGCATCGATTGCATGCGCTGACCACGAACAACTGGCTGAGGTGATCAGACCATCCGGTTTTTTCAACCAGAAGGCTTGCCGACTGCAGCTGTTTTCACGCTTTTATATTGCACACGGAGAGATTTCCGGCCTGAAAAAACAGCCGATGGCTGAAATGCGGGCACAACTTCTCGCCCTCTCCGGCATCGGCCCTGAGACTGCTGATTCGATGCTGCTCTACGGGCTGGAAAAACCGATTTTTGTCGTGGATGCCTACACCCGGCGCATCTTTACGCGTCTGGGCCTGCTACCCGAGAAGATCGATTACGATGGCATTCAGAACTATTTCCATCAGCAGCTTGAACCTCAACTCTCACTGTTTCAGGAGTACCACGCCCTGATTGTTGAACATGCCAAACGCCACTGCCGCAGCCAACCTGTCTGCGACAACTGTCCGTTACACGCCTGCTGTGCAAGCTCAGGCTCAACATCAATGCAGAACAGTCCCAATAGCTGA
- a CDS encoding phosphomannomutase, protein MSDTGKETIQISALMESSGVKFGTSGARGLADDMTDMVCYAYTMAFLQYLLESKQITTGDAVAIAGDYRPSSPRIMAAVAKAVVAVGCEPTNCGFIPTPAVACYAMKRNQASIMVTGSHIPDDRNGIKFYKPAGEILKADEQLMCSRSIEIGEGLFDSLGSALIASLPAEQPDAYSEFVQRYLNFFPADCLNGYKIGVYEHSSVARDILAEVIEGLGAEVVRLNRSKKFIPVDTEAIRPEDVALALEWSQDFKLDSIVSADGDGDRPLVSDENGEWLRGDVAGILCAHYLGARSVATPVSCNSAVEKSGWFEQIERTRIGSPFVIAAMDALVANGSENVVGYEANGGFLTATDISLDGRSLTALPTRDAVIVPLAILMLAKSFNGSSISELLKQLPQRFTSSDRLKNFPTELSQQRLKPLTGENIDSNRHEAEAILGDLFGDVTAIDNTDGVRITFRSGEVAHLRPSGNAPELRCYNEADSEERAVEMNKTCLEILESWRE, encoded by the coding sequence ATGAGTGACACGGGTAAAGAGACCATCCAAATATCAGCATTGATGGAGAGCAGTGGTGTTAAGTTCGGCACCAGCGGCGCCCGTGGCCTGGCTGATGATATGACCGACATGGTCTGTTACGCCTACACAATGGCTTTCCTGCAGTACCTTCTTGAAAGTAAGCAGATTACAACGGGTGATGCGGTAGCCATTGCAGGTGATTATCGGCCAAGCTCTCCGCGCATCATGGCGGCTGTTGCCAAGGCTGTCGTTGCTGTTGGTTGCGAGCCGACCAACTGTGGTTTCATACCTACCCCTGCTGTTGCCTGTTATGCGATGAAGCGAAACCAGGCCAGTATTATGGTCACCGGCAGCCATATCCCGGATGATCGTAACGGCATCAAGTTCTATAAACCTGCCGGTGAGATTCTTAAAGCTGACGAGCAGCTTATGTGCAGCCGCAGTATAGAGATCGGCGAGGGTCTTTTCGACTCGCTTGGCAGTGCACTTATCGCCTCCCTGCCTGCCGAACAACCGGATGCCTACAGCGAATTTGTGCAGCGCTACCTCAACTTTTTCCCGGCCGATTGTCTTAATGGATATAAAATCGGCGTTTATGAACACTCCAGCGTTGCCCGCGATATCCTCGCTGAAGTCATTGAGGGGTTGGGGGCTGAGGTCGTGCGCCTGAACCGATCCAAAAAATTCATCCCTGTCGATACCGAAGCGATACGCCCTGAAGATGTGGCGCTGGCACTTGAGTGGTCACAGGATTTTAAGCTGGACTCTATTGTCTCCGCCGATGGTGACGGCGACCGGCCCCTGGTTTCTGATGAGAACGGTGAGTGGTTGCGCGGTGATGTGGCAGGCATTCTCTGTGCCCACTATCTCGGTGCCCGATCTGTGGCAACGCCTGTATCGTGTAACAGTGCCGTCGAGAAAAGCGGCTGGTTCGAGCAGATCGAACGCACCCGTATCGGCTCCCCCTTTGTGATTGCTGCGATGGACGCACTTGTTGCCAACGGTAGTGAAAATGTAGTTGGTTATGAGGCCAATGGTGGCTTCCTGACCGCCACTGATATTAGCCTTGATGGCAGAAGCCTGACTGCCCTGCCTACCCGTGATGCGGTCATTGTACCGCTTGCCATTCTGATGCTGGCAAAATCGTTCAATGGCAGCTCTATTTCAGAGCTTCTTAAACAGCTGCCACAGCGTTTCACCAGCAGTGATCGTCTGAAGAACTTCCCGACCGAACTCAGCCAGCAACGACTCAAGCCACTAACCGGAGAGAATATAGACAGCAACAGGCATGAGGCAGAAGCGATCCTTGGCGACCTGTTCGGTGATGTAACCGCTATCGATAACACCGATGGCGTGCGCATCACCTTCAGAAGTGGAGAAGTAGCTCATTTGCGACCCTCCGGCAATGCACCTGAGCTGCGCTGTTACAATGAGGCGGACTCTGAAGAGCGGGCTGTTGAGATGAACAAAACCTGTCTTGAGATCCTCGAAAGCTGGCGCGAATAG
- the scpB gene encoding SMC-Scp complex subunit ScpB has product MNSDTLQQLTSQIEAMILASDEPLSLQKLRSLLGDEIQSSDIREAITELEAHYQSRGIRLQKAAGGWQFRTAPEHAELIHSMWEIRPQRLSRSALETLAIIAYRQPTTRAEIEALRGVKVSSQMVATLQERGWIKVIGRKDVPGRPHLYGTGKQFLIDFGLESLKDLPESAQLMDEDEIQQMVMKNIEQPGPDNSDSDQTVAVENEAS; this is encoded by the coding sequence ATGAACAGTGACACACTACAGCAGCTGACCTCTCAGATTGAGGCGATGATTCTGGCAAGCGATGAACCGCTTAGCCTGCAGAAATTACGCAGCCTGCTTGGCGATGAGATTCAATCCTCTGACATCCGCGAAGCGATCACTGAACTTGAAGCTCATTACCAGAGTCGCGGTATCCGACTGCAAAAAGCAGCCGGTGGCTGGCAGTTCCGCACCGCTCCCGAACATGCCGAACTGATCCATAGTATGTGGGAGATAAGACCGCAGCGTCTCTCCCGATCAGCCCTTGAAACACTGGCTATTATCGCCTACCGCCAACCCACTACGCGTGCGGAGATTGAAGCGTTAAGGGGTGTAAAAGTATCCAGCCAGATGGTTGCCACCCTGCAGGAGCGCGGCTGGATCAAGGTGATTGGACGTAAAGATGTACCGGGGCGCCCTCACCTCTATGGCACCGGAAAACAGTTCCTCATCGACTTTGGACTGGAATCACTAAAGGATTTGCCGGAATCGGCGCAGTTGATGGATGAAGATGAGATCCAGCAGATGGTGATGAAAAATATTGAACAACCAGGGCCTGATAACAGTGATTCCGATCAAACCGTTGCAGTCGAAAATGAAGCCAGTTAA
- the trpS gene encoding tryptophan--tRNA ligase gives MSTSDNPQNKPKRILSGMRPTGKLHLGHYKGVLENWLTLQEQHQCFFFAADWHALTTDYANPSIVKDTIWDMLIDWLAVGVDPEKAVVFIQSEVPEHAELHLLFSFMTPLSWLERVPTYKDQIEQLREKDLGTYGFLGYPLLQAADILIYRADGVPVGEDQVPHVELTREVARRFNHLYRQGIPPLFPEPASMLMPAAKLPGLDGRKMSKSYNNTIELGETWKVTEKKIKTMPTDPARVRRDDPGNPENCPVWDFHKVYSSEEEREWVKDGCTTAGIGCIDCKMCMLKHLEEELQPIRDRRIEIASRPDDLKDIVRAGNERARHEASRTMEKVRKTLKMGYRV, from the coding sequence TTGAGCACTTCTGACAATCCACAGAACAAACCTAAACGTATTCTTTCCGGCATGCGCCCGACAGGAAAACTGCATCTGGGGCATTATAAAGGTGTACTGGAGAACTGGCTGACACTGCAGGAGCAGCATCAGTGTTTCTTCTTTGCTGCCGACTGGCATGCACTGACCACCGATTATGCCAATCCATCCATCGTTAAAGATACCATCTGGGATATGCTGATCGACTGGTTGGCAGTCGGTGTCGATCCGGAAAAAGCGGTTGTATTCATTCAGTCAGAGGTGCCTGAACATGCAGAGCTGCATCTGCTCTTCTCGTTCATGACGCCGCTCTCATGGCTGGAGCGCGTCCCTACCTACAAGGATCAGATTGAACAGCTCAGAGAAAAGGATCTCGGCACCTACGGTTTCCTCGGTTACCCGCTGCTGCAGGCTGCTGATATCCTGATCTACCGCGCTGATGGTGTGCCGGTCGGAGAGGATCAGGTGCCGCACGTGGAGCTTACGCGTGAGGTGGCTCGCCGCTTTAACCACCTCTACCGCCAGGGTATCCCTCCCCTATTCCCTGAACCTGCTTCAATGCTCATGCCAGCTGCCAAACTGCCCGGCCTTGATGGACGCAAGATGAGCAAGTCGTATAACAACACCATTGAGCTGGGTGAAACCTGGAAGGTGACCGAGAAGAAGATCAAAACCATGCCGACTGATCCGGCCCGGGTGCGCCGCGATGATCCGGGTAATCCTGAGAACTGTCCTGTCTGGGATTTCCATAAGGTCTACTCCAGTGAAGAGGAGCGCGAATGGGTCAAAGATGGTTGCACCACTGCAGGCATCGGCTGCATCGACTGCAAGATGTGCATGCTTAAACACCTTGAGGAGGAGTTGCAGCCGATCCGCGATCGCCGTATCGAGATTGCCTCCCGCCCCGATGACCTCAAAGATATCGTACGTGCTGGCAATGAGCGGGCTCGCCATGAGGCCTCCCGCACCATGGAGAAGGTACGTAAAACATTGAAGATGGGTTATCGCGTATGA
- a CDS encoding DUF4080 domain-containing protein: MPDIILTTLNARYTHSAIGLRYLFANLGDLQARAVIQEFVINDNIQDVAEKLLKDNPAIIGIGVYIWNADQCRELLETIKKVSPQTIVVLGGPEVSYSPFRVNFDAADYIIQGEGDIAFGELCNAILNEKTVDVRIIKAAPVNLDAIELPYRYYSDEDVANRYIYVEASRGCPFLCEFCLSSIDKKVRPIFLDKLLDEFELLWQRGVRSFKFIDRTFNLNVSVANRLLDFFLAKQPPYFVHFEVIPDHFPVSVRERIGRFPPASLQLEIGIQTLNLEVARNIKRNLKLEKIEENIRFLETETSAHMHLDLIVGLPGEPLESFGSNLDRLCAMTQSEIQIGILKKLSGTTLNRHDKAFGMVYSDRPPYDILKNNELGFDDIQRMKRFARFWDLFYNSGNFKHSIPLLWPEGRVFEGFYAFSVWVYGETASTWKISLDRLALLLFRYLTEVKAHDAEPLATLLIGDLMKIEGRNMPNFLKPYRQVAPESKQVLSAHNKRQLRHI; encoded by the coding sequence GTGCCTGATATCATCCTGACCACACTCAATGCCCGCTATACCCATAGCGCCATCGGGCTGCGTTATCTCTTCGCCAATCTTGGTGATCTGCAGGCCCGCGCGGTCATCCAAGAGTTTGTTATTAACGACAATATTCAGGATGTAGCTGAAAAGCTGCTCAAAGATAACCCCGCCATCATCGGCATCGGCGTCTACATCTGGAACGCAGACCAATGCCGTGAACTGCTGGAGACAATCAAAAAGGTATCACCACAAACCATCGTGGTGCTTGGTGGCCCTGAGGTGAGTTACAGCCCGTTTCGCGTCAATTTTGATGCGGCTGATTATATTATACAGGGCGAAGGTGATATCGCTTTTGGTGAGCTCTGCAACGCCATTTTAAATGAAAAGACAGTAGACGTGCGCATCATCAAAGCAGCCCCGGTAAACCTTGATGCGATTGAACTGCCCTACCGCTACTACAGTGATGAGGATGTGGCTAATCGCTATATCTATGTTGAGGCATCACGCGGCTGCCCCTTCCTCTGTGAGTTCTGTCTCTCTTCAATTGATAAAAAGGTACGCCCGATCTTTCTCGACAAGCTATTGGATGAGTTCGAACTGCTCTGGCAACGCGGCGTACGCAGCTTTAAATTCATCGATAGAACCTTCAACCTCAATGTGTCAGTTGCCAACCGCCTGCTCGACTTCTTTCTTGCCAAACAGCCCCCATACTTCGTCCATTTCGAGGTGATCCCCGACCATTTCCCTGTCAGCGTGCGCGAGCGCATAGGCCGTTTTCCTCCCGCCTCACTACAGCTGGAGATCGGTATCCAGACGCTCAATCTTGAGGTGGCCCGCAACATCAAACGCAACCTGAAACTGGAGAAGATCGAGGAAAACATTCGCTTTCTTGAAACAGAGACCAGCGCTCATATGCACCTTGATCTGATTGTGGGCTTGCCCGGCGAACCCCTTGAAAGCTTCGGCAGTAATCTGGACAGGCTCTGCGCTATGACCCAATCCGAGATTCAGATCGGTATCCTCAAAAAATTATCAGGCACTACCCTTAATCGCCACGATAAAGCGTTCGGCATGGTCTACAGCGACCGCCCGCCCTACGATATTCTCAAGAACAACGAGCTTGGTTTTGATGATATCCAGCGCATGAAACGCTTCGCCCGTTTCTGGGACCTCTTTTATAACAGCGGCAACTTTAAACACTCCATCCCGCTGTTATGGCCTGAAGGCAGAGTATTCGAAGGTTTCTACGCCTTCTCCGTCTGGGTTTATGGTGAAACCGCCTCCACCTGGAAAATTTCCCTCGACCGCCTTGCCCTGCTGCTCTTCCGTTATCTCACCGAGGTAAAAGCTCACGATGCCGAACCGCTGGCCACACTGTTGATTGGTGACCTGATGAAGATTGAAGGCCGCAATATGCCCAACTTTCTCAAGCCCTACCGCCAGGTCGCCCCCGAATCCAAACAGGTTCTATCCGCCCACAATAAACGCCAACTACGGCACATTTAA
- a CDS encoding sulfite exporter TauE/SafE family protein: protein MALLFIAFSVGFFGSMHCIGMCGGLVSALSMTRPKVWWSGLSAYQFGRVTTYTMLGVISGLIGFSLKQLGSFDQIQLFLTLFAGLIMITFGLNLAGWMPDPFARLGARAIGGLGLVRRIRSAAGKGTPVSWYAIGLANGLLPCGLVYAALGLSVASGGVVEAGSAMLAFGLGTIPAMMAAPALVNLLAANRRSLVMKLLGILVILLGLFTMVRGTSLMHMLHGGGAGHDAATHEMSPSSTQQKPMPDRGINHIS, encoded by the coding sequence ATGGCGCTGCTTTTCATCGCCTTTTCGGTGGGTTTCTTTGGCAGTATGCACTGTATCGGCATGTGCGGCGGACTTGTCTCCGCACTCTCCATGACCCGTCCAAAAGTGTGGTGGTCAGGCTTGAGCGCTTATCAGTTTGGCCGCGTTACCACCTATACCATGTTGGGCGTGATTAGCGGTTTGATCGGTTTCTCTCTGAAACAGCTGGGCAGTTTTGATCAGATTCAACTTTTTTTAACGCTGTTTGCCGGACTGATTATGATCACCTTTGGCCTGAATCTGGCGGGCTGGATGCCTGATCCTTTTGCTCGTCTGGGTGCCCGTGCGATTGGGGGCTTAGGGCTGGTCAGAAGAATAAGATCGGCTGCCGGCAAAGGTACGCCGGTAAGCTGGTATGCGATTGGACTGGCCAATGGGCTTCTACCCTGTGGTCTGGTTTATGCAGCATTGGGTTTAAGTGTCGCATCCGGCGGTGTGGTTGAAGCCGGTTCTGCCATGCTGGCCTTTGGTCTGGGTACTATTCCGGCAATGATGGCGGCACCGGCTCTGGTGAATCTGCTTGCCGCCAACAGGCGCTCCCTGGTGATGAAGCTGCTCGGTATTCTGGTCATTCTTCTCGGGCTGTTCACCATGGTGCGTGGCACAAGCCTGATGCATATGCTGCATGGTGGCGGAGCAGGGCACGATGCCGCCACGCATGAGATGAGTCCCTCTTCAACTCAGCAAAAGCCCATGCCAGATCGTGGAATAAATCACATTAGCTAG
- a CDS encoding ScpA family protein, with protein sequence MQTPLIQEEEKQSALPPVQLDQFEGPLDVLLHLIRSQELDVFDIPLAMITRQYLDILEAQEEPDLEVAGDYLVMASTLMQLKSRMLLPRPEIDEEGNAIDPRAELAAQLIAYEQYRMLAEELNERPRLGRDVFVRSIFPEADEVERPLPDGDLDALLLAFRAVLKRVGGEVRHQIFSETMSVRERMTTVLERLRAGGMQLDELLAGEPGREALVTTVLAILELWRQQTITVIQSENYGSITLIPKESMQ encoded by the coding sequence GTGCAGACGCCTCTGATCCAGGAGGAAGAGAAGCAGTCTGCACTGCCTCCGGTTCAACTTGATCAGTTTGAAGGGCCGCTGGATGTGCTGCTTCACCTGATTCGCAGTCAGGAACTCGATGTTTTCGATATACCACTGGCTATGATCACCCGGCAATACCTCGATATTCTCGAGGCTCAGGAGGAGCCTGATCTGGAGGTTGCCGGTGATTACCTGGTGATGGCCAGTACGCTGATGCAGCTCAAATCTCGTATGCTCTTACCACGCCCTGAAATCGATGAAGAGGGTAACGCCATTGATCCGCGTGCCGAACTTGCTGCGCAGCTGATCGCTTATGAGCAGTACCGTATGCTGGCTGAGGAGCTCAATGAGCGGCCGCGTCTGGGGCGAGATGTGTTCGTCCGCTCCATCTTCCCTGAAGCTGATGAGGTAGAGCGCCCGCTTCCCGATGGTGATTTGGACGCCCTGCTACTCGCCTTCAGAGCAGTGCTTAAACGTGTAGGCGGTGAGGTGCGCCATCAGATCTTCTCAGAGACGATGAGTGTGCGTGAACGTATGACCACCGTCCTTGAGCGACTGCGCGCAGGCGGCATGCAGCTGGATGAGTTGCTAGCTGGCGAACCCGGCCGTGAAGCGCTGGTCACCACTGTGCTTGCGATCCTTGAGCTATGGCGTCAGCAGACCATTACTGTGATCCAGAGTGAGAACTACGGATCTATTACCCTGATTCCCAAGGAGAGCATGCAATGA
- a CDS encoding GNAT family N-acetyltransferase, with product MSNSGFKIRSMKREEMNLAVEWAAAEGWNPGLDDAEPFYVADPDGYLLGLMDEEPIAMISAVKYGNTFGFMGFYIVKPEWRGHGYGQKIWNAAVASLEGRNVGLDGVVDQQDNYRKSGFSLAHRNIRYQLDTPVAEPSIDDVTLVPLDMVATDLLARYDRAFFAEDRCSFLRGWIAQPHSAGVALMCGDDLAGYGVIRQCHNGYKIGPLFADSKVFAEALFRALCNKVTGPIFLDVPECNSQAVALVEEYGMQRVFETARMYTKKAPDISLERTYGITSFELG from the coding sequence ATGAGTAACTCAGGATTTAAAATTCGCTCGATGAAACGTGAGGAGATGAATCTTGCCGTAGAGTGGGCCGCTGCAGAAGGTTGGAATCCGGGTCTGGATGATGCGGAACCGTTCTATGTCGCTGATCCAGACGGGTATCTGCTTGGCCTCATGGATGAAGAACCCATCGCAATGATTTCAGCGGTAAAATATGGCAATACCTTCGGCTTCATGGGTTTCTATATCGTTAAACCTGAATGGCGTGGGCACGGTTATGGTCAGAAAATATGGAATGCTGCAGTTGCCAGCCTTGAGGGCAGAAATGTCGGGCTCGATGGTGTGGTTGATCAGCAGGATAACTATAGAAAGTCAGGTTTTAGTCTGGCGCACCGAAATATTCGTTACCAGTTGGATACTCCTGTAGCGGAGCCTTCGATTGATGATGTCACGCTGGTTCCATTGGATATGGTTGCCACCGATCTTCTAGCACGTTACGACCGGGCTTTTTTCGCGGAGGATCGCTGCAGTTTTTTACGCGGTTGGATCGCACAACCTCACAGTGCTGGAGTTGCACTGATGTGCGGTGATGATCTTGCTGGTTACGGTGTTATTCGACAGTGTCATAATGGTTACAAAATTGGCCCCCTGTTTGCAGACTCAAAAGTATTTGCTGAAGCTCTGTTCAGGGCATTGTGCAACAAAGTCACGGGGCCGATTTTCCTGGATGTACCCGAGTGCAATTCGCAAGCAGTTGCACTGGTAGAGGAGTATGGCATGCAGCGGGTCTTTGAAACGGCGCGCATGTACACGAAGAAAGCACCGGACATCTCTTTAGAACGCACCTACGGCATTACCAGCTTTGAACTCGGATAA
- a CDS encoding pseudouridine synthase, which yields MKPTKKTQQTKKPTRQPEAKRNTRASKPAEPGSKGRAKPTEVRGKGRPSEARGKARPQGKYQNKTKPAKNLDPVAANPNSGERINKYLARCGLCSRREADRWVEAGRVTVNNELSKEPGLLIQPRDIVCVDGKPVAVQESFTYILYNKPMGQLCTRRDDKGRALIYDTLDVAPNVQSVGRLDMDSEGLLLLTDDGALTRALTHPAAKLPREYRVRVGGQVSMETLEKLRRGGFDIGDGDKSDSWEVTVSSETKGHTWLTVVITRGRYREVRRTLETVGHAVRRLIRTRFGPIRLEEGMPRGSYRTLNRAEVRKLLDRTNMDL from the coding sequence ATGAAGCCAACGAAGAAGACACAGCAGACCAAGAAACCAACCAGGCAGCCTGAAGCCAAGCGAAACACCAGAGCCTCCAAACCAGCTGAGCCAGGAAGTAAGGGCAGAGCTAAGCCGACAGAAGTGCGTGGCAAAGGCAGGCCATCTGAAGCGCGAGGCAAAGCGCGGCCTCAAGGCAAATATCAGAACAAAACCAAGCCAGCCAAGAATCTGGATCCGGTAGCCGCTAATCCAAACTCCGGTGAACGCATCAATAAATATCTGGCCCGATGCGGTCTCTGCTCAAGGCGTGAGGCTGACCGCTGGGTCGAGGCTGGCCGTGTCACCGTCAATAATGAGCTTAGCAAAGAACCGGGCCTGTTGATCCAGCCACGGGATATCGTCTGTGTGGATGGTAAACCGGTTGCAGTGCAGGAAAGCTTTACCTATATCCTCTACAACAAACCGATGGGCCAGCTCTGCACACGCCGTGATGACAAGGGGCGCGCCCTGATCTACGACACCCTTGATGTTGCCCCTAATGTGCAGTCGGTCGGCAGGCTCGATATGGACAGTGAAGGGTTGCTGCTACTCACTGATGATGGCGCACTTACCCGTGCACTGACCCACCCTGCTGCCAAACTGCCGCGTGAATATCGCGTCCGTGTCGGTGGTCAGGTCTCCATGGAGACACTGGAGAAGCTGCGCCGCGGTGGTTTTGATATCGGTGATGGCGATAAGAGTGACAGCTGGGAAGTCACCGTAAGCTCTGAAACCAAAGGCCATACATGGTTAACTGTGGTGATCACTCGAGGTCGCTATCGGGAAGTTCGCCGCACTCTTGAAACCGTTGGTCATGCCGTTCGTCGATTGATCCGCACCCGTTTCGGCCCCATTCGTCTGGAAGAGGGTATGCCGCGCGGCAGCTACAGAACACTCAATCGTGCAGAGGTCAGAAAACTACTTGATCGCACCAACATGGACCTTTGA
- the uvrC gene encoding excinuclease ABC subunit UvrC, with amino-acid sequence MWFESPVPLSSLPREPGVYRMLDGERKVLYVGKARNLRKRLSSYFQKRADSPRTQAMVQQIRDLNFTVTTSEAEALILEHNLIKQLKPRYNVLMKDSKSYPYILLSDENYPKLHLYRGKRTLAGEYFGPFPHAGAVHATLHVMQSIFRIRDCENGVFNNRSRPCMQHQIGRCSAPCCDLVSQSEYGEQVNEVRRFLKGEDEALLKSWESEMQHASDAMDFEQAALLRDRIRALRSILAGSEQSSLPESADVITLIRHTSGVLASIGVRRSGHDLGTHTLRIAQAVDAEDSEILQTLLIERYRDDLPPHEILVSCSEAECSELQRLVRLLHPKCRSVVNHPQRGGRRQWLEQVLHSGRQMLTSRRSEDQQPAFQALTELLSLDIVPERIAAVDNAHLGGKQTVAAITYAGWQGAEKDLYRRYKLDGISAAVDVKEGDDYGAMQAVLTRFFRAISDESITCPDLMLIDGGRGQLGIAIACAADAGLHDLKLLAVAKGDYRKIGEETLWPGWLESGEAGIGSPLKPGRHSPALMLIARVRDEAHRFAGAYMRKRKKQSMFSSALDTIPGIGPAKRAALLKHFGGIEGVKKAGRAQLAQAPGISDGLAERIFIALHK; translated from the coding sequence ATGTGGTTTGAATCCCCTGTCCCCCTCTCATCGCTGCCGCGTGAACCCGGTGTTTACCGTATGCTCGATGGTGAGCGCAAAGTGCTCTATGTCGGTAAAGCGCGAAACCTGAGAAAGCGGCTCTCCAGCTACTTCCAGAAAAGAGCCGATTCACCGCGCACCCAGGCGATGGTGCAGCAGATTCGTGATCTTAATTTCACCGTCACGACCTCTGAAGCTGAAGCACTGATACTTGAACACAATCTGATCAAACAGCTTAAACCGCGTTACAACGTGCTGATGAAGGATTCAAAATCCTATCCCTATATTCTGCTCAGTGATGAGAATTATCCCAAGCTGCACCTCTATCGCGGCAAACGAACATTGGCTGGAGAATATTTCGGCCCGTTCCCACATGCCGGCGCCGTACACGCCACCCTGCATGTGATGCAGTCGATCTTCCGCATTCGCGATTGTGAAAATGGTGTATTTAACAACCGCTCTCGCCCCTGTATGCAGCACCAGATCGGTCGCTGTTCTGCCCCCTGCTGTGATCTGGTCAGCCAGTCTGAATATGGTGAACAGGTCAATGAGGTGCGCCGTTTTCTCAAAGGTGAGGATGAGGCGTTGCTGAAATCGTGGGAGTCGGAGATGCAGCACGCCTCTGATGCCATGGACTTTGAGCAGGCCGCGCTACTGCGTGATCGCATCCGGGCCCTGCGCTCCATTTTGGCCGGCTCAGAGCAGAGTTCGCTACCGGAGAGTGCCGATGTCATCACCCTGATCCGCCATACTTCCGGCGTTTTGGCCAGCATCGGTGTACGCCGCTCCGGCCACGATCTGGGCACCCATACCCTGCGCATTGCTCAGGCCGTGGATGCTGAGGATAGCGAAATTCTGCAAACGCTGCTGATCGAGCGCTACCGGGATGATCTTCCACCGCATGAGATCCTAGTCAGTTGCTCGGAGGCTGAATGCAGCGAGCTGCAACGTCTGGTTCGACTCCTGCATCCAAAATGCAGATCTGTGGTCAACCATCCCCAACGCGGTGGACGCAGACAGTGGCTGGAGCAGGTTCTGCACTCAGGTCGTCAAATGCTGACAAGCCGGCGCAGTGAAGATCAGCAACCGGCATTTCAGGCGCTGACTGAACTGCTATCACTCGATATTGTCCCTGAACGCATTGCCGCTGTGGACAACGCCCATCTCGGCGGCAAACAGACAGTTGCCGCCATCACCTATGCCGGTTGGCAGGGGGCTGAAAAGGATCTCTATCGCCGCTATAAACTCGATGGCATCTCAGCTGCCGTTGATGTCAAAGAAGGTGATGATTATGGAGCGATGCAGGCGGTTTTAACCCGCTTCTTCCGCGCCATCAGTGATGAGTCGATCACCTGCCCCGATCTGATGCTCATTGATGGTGGTCGCGGCCAGCTGGGTATCGCCATTGCCTGCGCTGCCGATGCCGGTCTTCACGATCTGAAGCTGCTTGCTGTCGCCAAAGGCGATTATCGCAAGATCGGCGAAGAGACACTCTGGCCGGGTTGGTTAGAGAGTGGAGAAGCTGGTATCGGCTCTCCCTTGAAACCGGGCCGTCACTCCCCCGCCTTGATGCTGATTGCCCGCGTTCGCGATGAAGCTCACCGCTTTGCCGGTGCATATATGCGCAAACGTAAAAAACAGAGCATGTTCAGCTCGGCGCTTGATACCATCCCCGGCATCGGGCCTGCCAAACGCGCCGCACTGCTCAAACATTTCGGGGGTATCGAAGGGGTGAAAAAAGCAGGACGGGCGCAGCTTGCTCAGGCACCTGGCATCTCTGACGGACTTGCCGAACGCATTTTTATCGCGCTACATAAATAA